TGTATCATAAAACTCTATGGCGCCATAGGTACAAGCCGTGATACATGCCCCACAGGATATACAATCACTCTCATTTACCTCGGCAACAGAACCGGAGGCAGTAACTGTGTCATGGGAGAGAAGGGTCAAAACCCGGCCTGCCGCTCCATAAGCCTGGTTAATCGTTTCCGATATATGCTTGGGATAGTGGGCTATGCCACAGAGGTAAATGCCATCGGTGCCAAACTCCACCGGTCTTAATTTGACATGGGCTTCTTTGAACCAATCATCGGGTCCCAAAGAAACCTTGAACAACAAGGACATTTCCTTGTTTCCGGCCGAGGGAATAACGGCGGCAGCCAAAGAAAGTAAATCAGCATCGATTGCCAGCTTCTTACCTAAAATATAATCGGTCGCCGTAACCCTGAGCATGCGCCGCCCCTCTTCCTCAACAGCTTCCACCTGCGGTTTATCCTGTGGCTCATAGCGGATGAACTTTACATCTTTATTTGATGCATCCCGGTAATAATCCTCACTAAACCCATAGGTTCGCATATCCCGGAAGAGAATGGTTATATCCATCCGGGGGTTTATCTCTTTCAGTTTTAAGGCGTTCTTTACAGAGTTGCTGCAACATATCCGGGCGCAGTAATTTCTGTCCTCATTTCTGCAGCCTACGCATTGGATCATCACCAGGCTCTGGGCGTTCATCACCCTTTCTTCTCCTTGGGCGATCTGCTCCTCCAACTCCAGATTGGTCATTACCCTATCATCTTCCCCATAAAGGTATTCGGTGGGTTTATATTCATCAGCACCGATGGCGATGACGGTTGCCCCATGTTTTATCTCGGTGATCCCCCTGTCCGACTTCACTTTGGTGACAAAATTCCCCACATAACCGGTAGCCTCCGGGATCGTGGCATCCGTATAAACATGGATGAGGGGGTGCTGGTAAATCTTGCGCACAAGATCACGCAAATAGGCCTGAACATCCATCCCGTCCAGCGTGGAATGAATTCTTCGCGCCGTTCCCCCCAGATCAGTATCCTTTTCCACCAGACAAACCTCATGCCCCTGCTTCGCTATGGAGAGGGCGCACGTCATGCCGGCGATACCGCCGCCAACCACCAGCGCCGTCCTGTTGACCGGCAGATCAAATTCCTGCAAGGGCTTCAAACGGCAAACTCGCGCTACCGACATCCTGATGATATCCTTTGCCTTTTGGGTGGCTTCTTCCTTTTCCTTGGCGTGGACCCAGGAACAATGTTCTCTAATATTCGCCATGTCTAAGTAATATTGATTAATTCCCGCCTCCCGCAGGGTGTCCCGGAATAGCGGTTCAAGGGTCCTGGGGGAGCAGGCGGCAATAACCACGCGATTGAGCCCTTTTTCCTTTGCCAGATCTGATATTTGTTGGGCAGAATTGGTAGCACAGGAAAATAGCTGTTCCTGAGCGTAGACAACATTGGGCAAAGTTAAGGCATATTCCACTGTGGAAGGAACTCCTACTATCCTGCCGATGTTAGCCCCACAATGACACACAAAGACTCCTATTCTTGGCTCCTCTTGGGAAACATCCCTTTCCGGCGGATATATCCTTTCTTTGGACAGCTCTCCTCGCCGGTAGTCAAGGAGTTCACCACATTGGGAGCCGGCAGCGCTGGCGGTAAAAACCGACTCGGGAATATCTGTAGGACCCTGGAAGGCTCCGCTTACAAAGATCCCAGGCCTGGTGGTCTCCATAGGATTGGAAGGAATTGCTTTACAGAATCCGTGAGCATTGAGTTCGATGCCGAACTTGTTTGCCAGGCCCTGCACATCAGCAGGTGGGTTCAAGCCAACGGATAGTACCACCATATCGAATTCTTCCTCTTTTACTCCTTCGTCGGGTGTAGAATACCGTATGGTGACACTCTTGGTTTCCGGGTTCTCTTTTACTATGGATACGTAGCTTCTGAAAAATCGAACGCCGGGAAGGTTCTCTGCTCTTTCGTAGAATCGCTCAAAATCCTTGCCATAGGAACGAATATCGTTATGGAATACCGTACACTCGGCCTCTGCGTCATGTTCTTTTGTCAAAATCACCTGTTTCTGGGTATAGGTGCAGCATACGGCTGAGCAATAGCTGTTTTCGCCCGGAGTAACCCGCCTGGAACCGACGCATTGAAGCCAGGCTACTTTATGGGGATGCTTCATGTCGGAAGCACGCAATATCTCGCCCTGGTATGGCCCGGTGGCGCATAACAGCCGTTCATAGTCCATACTGGTTACCACGTTTACAAATTGTCCGTATCTATATTCCTCCCTCACCTTGGGATCAAAGGGCTCAAAGCCGGAAGACAGAATGATGGCCCCTACATTTACTTCTACCTTCTCCAGCGTTTGATTGAAATCTATGGCGTTGTTCTTACATGCTCCTTCGCAAATCCGACATTTCTTCTCTTTAAGGTAAAGACAGCTTTCATCTATATAGGTGACCAGTGGAATTGCCTGAGCGAAGTATACATGGACGGCTTTATTCTTCGATATTTCCTGATTATATTGATCAGGATATTTGACCGGGCAATACTCTACACAGGTAGTACAACCCGTGCATTTGTCCTCAAGAATATACCTGGGCTTTTTAATCAGCGTTACGTTAAAATTTCCTGCTTGCCCTTCTACACTGTCAACTTCAGTATAGGTGAGTACCTCTATATTCGGATGCCGGCCGACCTCGACCAGTTTCGGTGCGAGTATTCACATGGAGCAGTCATTGGTGGGAAAGGTCTTGTCAAGCTGGGCCATGTGGCCGCCTATGCTCGGCGCCTTTTCAACCAAATAAACCTTAAAACCGGCAGTGGCAAGATCAAGAGAGGCCTGAATACCGCTGATCCCTCCACCGACAACCATTACGTCTCCGAAATTGTTGTCTCCAAAATTGTTACAAAGTTGTTGAACATTTTCTTTTAGCGATATTACGTTTTCCATTTTCTATTCCCTCATAAGGTTCTATGTTCCCGTAGTGTCCGGGTTCGGCTGTGTTAGCCGTAGTTAATTTGTTGAGCAGCCAAGCCTCTCCTCGTGCGAATACACCGACATGTGACTGCCACGTACCTGACCAACCAGGGTAATGCCCAGATCATGAGCAAGCGAAATTGCGCTTCCCGTCGGCGTGTGCCGCGAAACAACAAGCGGGGCCTGCATTCTTGCCGCCTTACGCAACATCTCCGTCGAAACGCGGCCGGTAGTCAGAATCCATTTATCTCTTGTTGATAGTCCCCTCATCAGACATTCACCTTGTATCTTGTCCAGTGTGTTATGCCGTCCGATATCCTCAGTCACTACGAGCAGGTTCTTGCCATCGGACAGAGCTGAAGTGTGTACACCGCCGCTATACCGATACAACTCCTCCTGACCATGAAAATCTTTCATCACTGACAGTAATTTCTCTGGTGTAGTAACAATATCCGAATCAACTCTCTGCCCATAAGTTGTGAAAGTTGCGCCACCTCCGCACCCGGAGGTAAGCGTCCGCTTAGTCGGTAATTCAAAATTGGGATTGGAGAGCCTCACATCGACTTCCGATTCCGCGTCACAAATATTCATCATCATCACATCACCCATACCTGAGATGATTCCCTCTGAGTACAGGAATCCGAGGACAAGGAAATTCAGCTTGGTTGGAGTGCACAGGATACTGACCAGGTGCTGAAGATTGACATAGACAATAAGCTCCTTTTCGAAAGGTGCGTGGCCATTGGTTCTGACCCATCCAGCCTCGGAAAAGCGATTAAAGACTATATCCGTTGCTACACCTTCTATATCCGACACGCCAAACGATTCTTTAATGTTCAGTTTCTTCGTCCTCTAAATCACTTCCTGGAGAATCTCTGTAATATCCATAACTTCTATATCACCGGCATGATTCGTGACTAACCTGCTATCTTCAAGAGCGGTGACGCAATAGGGACAGGCAGTAGCCAGTACTTCGGCCCCAGCCTCGATAGCTTGCTCTATTCTGATGTTGGAGAATCTTTCATGCTTTTCTGTTTCCATCCAAATTCTGCCGCCCCCCATTCCGCAACAAAGACTGTCTTCCCGCGCATCAACCATCTCTGTCAGTTCCAAGCCGGGTATCTTCTTTAAGACTTCTCGGGGTTCGTCATATACGCCATTATGTCGACCCAGGTAACATGGATCATGATATGTGACTTTCTTTGCGAACTCTTTGGTGATTTTAAGTCTCCCCTCATTGATCAACTCAAATAAATACTGTGAGATATGAACAATCTCAAAGTTGGCTCTGAATTCGGGATACTCGTTTTTGAAGGTATGAAAACAATGAGCGGAAGAAGCAACGATCTTCTTCACCCCGTTGTCAACAAAAGTCTTGATATTTTCTCTGGCAAGGCGTTTGAATAATGCCTCGTTTCCCGTTTTACGCACACTCTCGCCACAGCATAATTCTTTGGAGCCTAATATGCCAAAATCTACCCCTGCCTTTTTGAGGATATTGGCCGTGGCTTGAGATACCTTCTTTAATCTCGGGTCATAGCTGGGATAGCAGCAGGGAAAATAGAGTATTTCAGTATTCTCATCAAACTCTTTGATGTCCAGATCTTTCGCCCAGTTTGCCCTGTCATTCGGTTCCTGTCCCCAGGGGTTACCCACACTGGCAATGCTTGTCATTATACCGCGGAGATTGGGGATGCTGGCAGGGACTACACCGTCCGGCACCATTATCCTGCGCATAGCCCGTACAATATCTATTGTGTTTACGCCTCTGGGGCAACGCTGAACACAATTACGGCAACTGACGCACATCCATATGTCTTCGGATTCAAAAGGGACCACACCCAATTGTGCCTGATGGTTCAGTTTGCGAACAAAATATTTTCTAACACGATTCCAGGGACAGACAGTCTCACATTTACCGCAGTGATAGCAGAATTTGAAGTCGTCTCCACCTGCTTCTTTTATGCCATCTATTACTATTTTAAAGGGCTCTAAGGGTAAAATCTCCATTATCTTTTTCCAACCTCTTCTTTTGCCTTAATGCTTTATTCCTTCTTTGACATCCGGGCAACGGTATCTGCTATGTTCTGCAATCCATATTTGTTTGCCAATGATTCCAATCCTATTTCCATGTCTCCCAGTTTCTCTTCTTCTTCAACTTCCTCTTCCCTTTCTTCGCAAATCAGTGCATCATTTAAGCACCACTTAACGCACAAAGGCTCTTCTTCACCTTCACACATATCACATTTGAGAGGAAGACCGGAATCGGGTTCTTTGAAAGCGTCCCTGGATGGGCAAGAAGCCCTGCAGAAGCCGCACTCGGAGTATTCCTTCCCGTCAATCACATATTTGTCTCTGCCCATACATTCGGCTGCAGTGTATTCACCCGCGTATACGGGAACATATATGTCTCTTATCGGTTCGCGAATCATCCGAATCCGGGACCTCGCCGGATTGTTGCTGCTATATTTCGGGTTAGCGTGAAAAGCTGAACAGATTACCTCGCATGCCCGGCAACCATTGCATTTATCAAGATCGATCTTGATTGTCTTGACTTTCTTCTTAACCTTGCTCATTTTTTATTATACCTCTCTGTTCTAAGTCTTCGGCAACATAATCCATACCTAATTTGTGCAAGGACTCTTTGGTGGGAATACCATCGTTATCCCACCCCTTAAACTTGTAATAAGCATCCAGGAGCTTTTCTTCAAGCTCGGGGAATCTTTTCTTCCAATGATCTTCGGGCGGCTTCTCATCAGCCCTCCTCAAACCTCTTCTCACATTAATGGCTCTGAGCAGATTTCGGTTCCTGTTATATACTTCCGTCAGCCCGTCTTCATCAATGTCGATTCCCGTTGCTGCTGTGATAAATTTCGGGTAATTGTGCATATGATAGGGAGGCTTCAGAGGAAATGACGACAAGCCTGCACACACTCCAAGGGCATCATCGATATAGTGCATCTTCTCCTGCCAGTCAACAATATCAACGGACATGTCAACAGTAGGATAATACGGATTTGAATGTTCTCCACGGAAATCCCAGTCAAGAACAATTTGCTTGAACTTATCATCAGGACATTGTATCCAATCACTTATGAATTCCTGTCTCTCCTCCATGGTCGCAAAAGGCGCCTGGGGGAACTGCCCTTCAATCTGGGTAATATTTATCTTCTCGCCGGTGGCATACATCAGGAAGTAAACAGGGTTCAGCATGCCAAGCTTAAGAGGCAACTGTTCATGTTTCTTAATAGTGTTATGGTCAAAGGCTTCCGCGCCTTTGCCGATCTTACGGGCTGCCCAGTAAACGCCGTCAGCCAGAATGTCTCCAATCCCTTCACGCCGCACAATCCTGTCAAGTAACCAGAAAAATTTCCCTTCGTTATCGGACGGGCACCCTTCAAAGTCTGCTTCGGTTAAGATACCGGCTTCTCTTAACTCAAAGGCGAAGGCCATGATTTGAGGGGTCGAGAATCCGTCCACTCCATACTCCGTAGCACGTTGAGCGATTCTAAAACCGAAATCCAGGTCGTCTACAAAAGCCGCCATTGTATAGGTAAGTTTCGTGAAGCATTTCATCATGTAGGTTGAAATTCCCGGGACGGAAATTATTGCACCGCATTTTATCGGACAGTTATAACAACTTATTAACCGCGTCCGCACGGTTTCCTGAACGTCCTTCCACCTCTCTTCGACTTCCTTGGTCCAGAAGTCTTTTCTCCGGCTGCGGGCATTTCCCCAGGAGAAATTTTCCGTGTGCCACTGCTCATCAACGTGCAACATCTCCTGCGGTGACCCAAGCCCCTGTAAAATGGTCATTACGTTCGGAACCGGATTTTCTCCCCGGAATTTTATATATTTCAGCACGTCGTTGCAGAGCCCGATATATTCATCCGGTCGGGCAAGATTGACGTCCTTTGTTCCACGAACAACTATCGCCTTTACGCCTTTGTCTCCCATCACAGCGCCCATTCCAAGCCGACTGGAACTGGAGCGACCCTGCTCGATGGAGGCTGTAAAAACCCTATTTTCACCGGCAAGACCGATGGCAGCCACCTGGGCGTTCGGCTGGTTCAACTCCTGTTTAATTAGTTCTGAAGTCTGAATAGCGCCCTTACCACGGAGATGATTGGCATCACGTATTTCCACCTTGTCATTGTTTATCCATATATAGACAAGATCCGGGGACTTGCCGCGAAGGATGATTTTGTCATAACCGGCATACTTTAACTCCGGTGCAAAAAATCCTCCCATCATTGAATATCCCATTAACAAAGTCTGGGGAGAATAGCTGGTAACAATGGTACGATTAGCGCCTGGAGCAGGTGTGCCGCATAAAAGACCGGTGCTGAATATCAGTAGATTATCAGGAGAAAAAGGTTCGGTTTCAGGGGGAACCCTATCCCATAATATCTTGGCGTTAGTACCTAAACCCCCAAGATGAAGTTCTGTCAATCTTGGGTCAGTTTCAACTCTCTCAATGTTTCCTCGTGATAGATCAATTTCTAAATTAAACCCTGTCTCTCCGTACCTCATGTTTTTATCCCCTATATTTGATCATTTACAACATAAGCGTAATTTATCAAATTGAAAAAATCTTGTCAATAAAAATAATGAAATATTTCACAATGAAAACAAGCGGTTCATCGACCCCCGCATTGGAGATAATTCTAATTAAATGGTATCAAAAATCCTTAATAAGGTATTAATATGGTCTTCTTATGATTTTTACTAAAGCAAGTCGCAACATAAAGTAACTATTGAACAATATGAAGGCGTTACAGGCAACGAGAACCTGTTCCTTTATTCGGATAAATCACGTTTTGCCCGGTTTTTGTATTCTTCTTCCTGTTGCCGCTTCAGACGAACTATTGCGCAACTATTATGTGAAATTAAAACTATAAGAGAACCGGGGTGAACAACGCTATAGAAAAAAAAGTACAGGGCAGGTATAATTTAATTGTTAAAGTGCATGAAAGAAGCCGTAAATAAATATGCTGTCAGGTGCAACAAAAGCCGTTAAAGAAAACGGATTTAAAAAATCAGGCATTGTTTGACATGCCGGGAACACCTGTTGAGCGTTGCTGCAAAATTAAGGAGGTCAGGTTAGATTATGGCAGAAAATATAAAGAAGGTAATGACAGATTGTACCCTCTGCTATCATAGTTGCGGAACCATTATGACCATTGAAAACGGCAAGGCAGTGAAGGTTGAAGGGTTGCCGTCGCACCCGCTGAACAAAGGCAGGCTTTGCGAAAAAGGTGAAGCCATGCTTGACAATATCTACGACCCTGACAGACTGAAATACCCGATGAAAAGGGTAAACGGGAACTGGGATAGGATTTCATGGGATCAGGCCCTGACTGAGATTGCAGAGAAACTCCTGAAACTTAAAAATGAATTCGGCCCGGGTGTACTCGGTGTTTTCAGCGGCTCTATCGGCGTTGAGAATCTTGAGATGGCGGGGCTGACGCAAAGGGTCAAGGCAGCATTCGGTTCACCCAACTTTTTTTCTGTGGAAAGCATATGCTACAGGATGCGTATACGGACAAGGCAGATCACCTTCGGCAAATATCCGACAGAGGAGCTTGATTCAAAACTCTATATCCTGTGGGGACACAACCCTGAGCAATCCGATTTTCCTCTGAAGCTTGCAATCGATGAAAATCTGGAAAAAGGTGCAAAGCTTGTTGTTGTTGATCCTAAACGCATCGGGCTCGCAGACCGTGCAGACATGTATTTGAGGATAAGACCGGGTACGGACGGTGCAATGGCCCTTGCCATGATCAATGTGATTGTAAATGAAAAGCTCTGCGATTATGAATTTATTGAAAATTATACAACAGGATTCGATGAGCTTGTTCCGCATGTTCAGCAGTATACACCCGAATGGGCAGAGAAGATCACATGGGTGGCTGCCGAAGATATCTGCAAACTGGCGCGTCTCTTTGCAACAACAAAAGGCGCGGGCATCTATCAGGGCACCTGCACGCAGGATCAAACGGCAAACGGCACCCAGAACAGCCGGGCGTTCTCTGTTCTTCAAGCGGCTGGGTTATCAGCCCCAGGCTTCCCCTGGGCAATGTTGGAATGGGCGTTGAAGGCGAACCCCTCGGCGCTGACCAGTATCCCCTTTTCTACGAAGTATGGGGAAGAAAAAGCCCTTACGGTGTTGTAACATGCGTGCCGGAGAGTATTCCCGACAAGATAAAAGCCTTCCTTGTGATCGGCGGAAACCCCATGCTCTCCATGGCAGATTCAAACGCCTTCAGGGAAGCCTTCAAAAGGCTGGAACTCCTCGTTGTCCATGACCTTTTTATGACCGAGACAGCCCGGCTTGCCCATTATGTGCTGCCTGCATGTTCACACCTCGAAAAATGGGGCGTTGCCTATACCTATAATGTATGCCACTGCTTGCCTTATCTCATGCTCAGGAAAAAGGCTATTGAACCCTATTATGAAAGCTGGTCGGAATGGAAATTCTTTACCGGACTTGCTAATAAGCTCGGCATAGGCGATAAATTCCCCTGGAAATCCGAAGAGGAGCTTGTTGCCTTTGAATTGGAGCCGACAGGACTGACGTTTGATGAGCTTCTTTATGAAAAGCCTGAAGGCGCCTTTTATCAGCAGAAACAATACGGCATCAAAGATGTCCGCTTTGCAACACCGACGAGAAAAATAGAGATATACAGTAAGGCCTTGGCTGATATAGGATTTGATCCTCTCCCGACTTATCTGGAACCGCACAGAAGCCCCTTGAGTTCTCCCGGACTGCTGGAAAAATATCCATTGATTCTTTCCACCGGCAACAGAAACCTTTATTATACGCACGGCCAGTTCAGAAATGTAAAGTCGCTTAAGGAAAAGAATCCTGAACCAATGGCGGAAATAGGGCCGCTGACCGCCGCAAAATACGGGATAGAGGAATCCGACGAAGTTATTATTGAAACAAACAGAGGATATGTACGGATGAAGGCCCATGTTGATGAACGGATTGCAGAAGGCGTTTTAATCGTTCCTCACGGGTGGGCCGGTGAAGCAAATGCAAATCTACTTACGGATACGGAATGCAGGGAGCCCATCATGGGTTATCCTGAGATAAAGTCCCTGCTGTGCTCAATAAGAAAGGTATGATTTAGATTTTGGATTGCGTATTTTGGATCCCATGGTAATCGTCCGGAATCACCTGTGAACAAGCCCTTTCAGGATAATATCTTTTTATTCGTATTCAGGGCAGCAGGTTTTATATCAAAGGAGAAATGATGCAAATAGATATTTTAAGAAAAAGAAAGTTTGAGCTATATCGGTTAGCAGCAGGACTTATTCTGCTTTTCCTGGCCGGAACAGCTTTTTCTGAGGAAACATCCTTTGAAAACGTGATTGTCCTGGTAGCCGATGGCATGGGGTCGACACATACAACTGTTGCACGTTGGTACAAAGGGTCTCCTCTTGCCCTTGACAGTATGCATCTGGGGGCCGTAAGAACGTATGGGGCCGATTCTATTATTACCGATTCTGCGCCTGCTGCAACCGCTTTTGCTACAGGACATAAGACATCCGGCAAGCTGATCAGTGTGTTGCCGGGACCTGTCACAGTACCGGGGGTAAACAGGGTGCCCGATAATTTAATGTATAAACCGGTGGCAACTGTTCTCGAAGGCGCAAAACTCTCAGGCAGGTCTGTCGGGATTATTGCCACATCCAACATCCAGCATGCCACCCCTGCAGGATTTTCGGCGCATTGGCCGGACAGAGATAACTACAATGAGATCGCCGAACAACAGGTGTACCTGAACATGGACGTTGCATTGGGCGGAGGAAAAAAATATCTGGCGCCGAAAGGAAAAGGCGGGGTCCGTATTGACGGTGAAGACCTTGTAGAGGTCTTGAAGTCAAGGGGTTATGACTTTGTAGAAACAAAGACCGCCATGCAGAACAGCACTTCGAGAAAATTATGGGGTATGTTCGCCGATGACGATATGGCCTATGAGTTTGACCGGAGAATATTCTGTCCCGGGCAGCCGGCGCTTTCTGATATGACAAAAAAGGCAATTGAAATACTGTCAAAAAATCCAAAAGGATTTTTTCTCTTTGTTGAAGGAAGCAAGATAGACTGGGCTTCCCATGCAAACGATCCCATAGGGGTAATAAGCGATGTCCTTGCCTTCGATGATGCAGTGGGGGTTGTCCTGGATTTTGCAAAGGCAAAGGGAAAGACCATGGTCCTCGCCTTTTCCGACCATGGTACCGGCGGGATGTCCATAGGAGATAAGCCAACCGATGGTATACACCCTAAACTTACCTATGAAGCAATTTTTGGCCCTCTGAAAAAGGCCCGGTTAACAGGTGAAGGTCTCGAAAGGGTAATAGGAAAGGATCCCTCAGATGAACATATTAGAAAAGTTATGGCACAATACGCCGGAGTGAATGATCTCACACAGGACGAGATCGATGCCGTCAAAAAGGCAAGGCCGGAAAAAATGAACTCTACCACGGGGCCCATGATCAGCAGGAGAGCTAATATTGGTTGGGCAACAAAAGGACATACAGGCGAAGACCTGTTTTTCTATGTATATGGGCTCAACAGGCATATAGGTCTTATTGAAAATACCGATATCGCACGCATAATAGCGAAAGGCATGGATTTTGACCTGGCTGTTACTGGCAGAGAGCTTTTTGTAGATGCTGAAGAGGCTTTCGGAAAAATCGGGGCGACAATAAGGACAGAGCAAAGAGACCCTGCAAATCCTGTACTTATTGTAGAAAAGAAGGGTGGTTATGCAGAGTTACCTTTTAGTAAAGACATTATTCGAGCAGGAACAGATCGAAAAGAATACAGGATGCAGGGGGTAACGGTCTTCTCTCCGCGGACAAAGAAAGTATATATTCCCCGACAGGCAGTATCAATATTTGAGGGAGAAATACGCTAACCCAACATTAAACATCAGGCGGGAAAAAGCATCTTTATATATTTTTTAAAGGGCCTTTCGATTATGCCCTTTTCAGTTATAAAGTTGGATATGTATTTCTCCGGTGTGACGTCGAAAGAATAATATTGTGCCTTGATTTTATCAAGCGTTATGAGCTTGTCCCCGGCATACTTCACCTCTGTTCCCTCCCTCTCCTCTATGGGGATATGAGCCCCGTTTTCAATATTTTTATCAAAGGTAGACACAGGTGCGGCAACAAAGAAAGGGATTTTATGCCGATGCGCACATAGCGATATCATGTATGTGCCGATCTTATTTGCGGTGTCCCCGTTTTTGGCAACCCTGTCGGCGCCGACAATGATTTTATCTATCCTCTTACTATAGCAGAGCAGACCGACATGGTTATCGGGAACGAGCGTTACATCTATCCCTTCCTCATGCAATTCCCAGGCAGTAAGCCGTGCGCCCTGGAAATAAGGTCTTGTTTCCGTTGCAATGACCTTGATCTTTTTTCCGGCCTCATGTGCTGCGCGTATTACCCCCAGTGCAGTTCCGTACCCGCCTGTTGCAAGGGCGCCTGCATTGCAATGGGTAAGTATTGTATCGCCTTCATCAATAAGCTCTGCGCCGTAGAGGGAGAGCATCCTGTTGTTCTCTATATCTTCAACGTGGATTGAGATCGCCTCGTCAAGCATGATGTCGGGCATATCGGCATTGTTTCCGCATCGGCTGAAGGCGTCCTTCATCCTTTCCAATGCCCAGAAAAGGTTGACGGCAGTGGGTCGTGTGCTGCCCAATTTCTTGCATATCCTGTCCACATCTATATCCTTTATATTACCTTTTGACGCAATAATCTCCTGAATCCCGAGCGTCACGCCATAGGCTGCGACTATCCCGATAAGCGGCGCGCCCCTGATGGTCATGTTTTTTATGGAATCCATAACATCTTTCAAGTTTTTGCAGCGGACATAGACCTTTTTAAAAGGCAGCAGCCTCTGGTCGAGTAAGTATAGTGCGCCATTCTTCCAGTAGATATGGTCTGTCATTATTACCCCTTCAATTTCTTTAACAGAAGTTCATTCAACAGTTTCGGATTTGCCTTTCCCTTTGTTTCTTTCATAACCTGACCCACAAAGAACCCCAGCAGCTTTTCCTTGCCGCCTCTAAACTCTTCCAGTTCCTTCGGGAAACGGGCAATGATTTCATCAATGGTAGAACCGATGGCTGTTTCATCGGATATCTGGATAAGTCCTTTTTTCTCAACAATACTTTTCGGTGAAGCGCCGCTTTTGTATATCTCAGGAAAAATCTCTTTCCCGATTTTAATATTTATTGTACCGTCCTTTATGAGCGACAGGAGTTCCGCAAGATGGGCAGGAGAAAGCGGGGAATCTTTCGGGGATACATTGCCGTCCTTCAGCTCCCGTAGAAGCTCGGTCATGATCCAGTTGCTCACTGTCTTGGGCTCAGGAAAAAGCCCGACAGCATTTTCAAAATATTGTGAAACCCCCGCGCTGGAGGTCAATATTTCCACATCATATTTCGGCAGGTCGTATACATTCATGAATCTTTCCATCTTCTCCATGGGCAGTTCAGGCAACCCTTTCCTGATATCCTCTATCCATTTATCATCGATTGTAAGCGGGAGAAGATCGGGTTCTGGAAAGTAGCGGTAATCGTGCGCCTCTTCCTTACCTCTCATTGAATAGGTAATGCCTTCGTCAGCATTGAATAAACGCGTCTCTTGGACTACGGTGCCGCCTTTTCTGATAAGCTCTATCTGTCTTTTTATCTCATATTCAAGGGATTTTTCGACAA
This Pseudomonadota bacterium DNA region includes the following protein-coding sequences:
- a CDS encoding aldehyde dehydrogenase; this translates as MRYGETGFNLEIDLSRGNIERVETDPRLTELHLGGLGTNAKILWDRVPPETEPFSPDNLLIFSTGLLCGTPAPGANRTIVTSYSPQTLLMGYSMMGGFFAPELKYAGYDKIILRGKSPDLVYIWINNDKVEIRDANHLRGKGAIQTSELIKQELNQPNAQVAAIGLAGENRVFTASIEQGRSSSSRLGMGAVMGDKGVKAIVVRGTKDVNLARPDEYIGLCNDVLKYIKFRGENPVPNVMTILQGLGSPQEMLHVDEQWHTENFSWGNARSRRKDFWTKEVEERWKDVQETVRTRLISCYNCPIKCGAIISVPGISTYMMKCFTKLTYTMAAFVDDLDFGFRIAQRATEYGVDGFSTPQIMAFAFELREAGILTEADFEGCPSDNEGKFFWLLDRIVRREGIGDILADGVYWAARKIGKGAEAFDHNTIKKHEQLPLKLGMLNPVYFLMYATGEKINITQIEGQFPQAPFATMEERQEFISDWIQCPDDKFKQIVLDWDFRGEHSNPYYPTVDMSVDIVDWQEKMHYIDDALGVCAGLSSFPLKPPYHMHNYPKFITAATGIDIDEDGLTEVYNRNRNLLRAINVRRGLRRADEKPPEDHWKKRFPELEEKLLDAYYKFKGWDNDGIPTKESLHKLGMDYVAEDLEQRGIIKNEQG
- a CDS encoding molybdopterin-dependent oxidoreductase, whose translation is MAENIKKVMTDCTLCYHSCGTIMTIENGKAVKVEGLPSHPLNKGRLCEKGEAMLDNIYDPDRLKYPMKRVNGNWDRISWDQALTEIAEKLLKLKNEFGPGVLGVFSGSIGVENLEMAGLTQRVKAAFGSPNFFSVESICYRMRIRTRQITFGKYPTEELDSKLYILWGHNPEQSDFPLKLAIDENLEKGAKLVVVDPKRIGLADRADMYLRIRPGTDGAMALAMINVIVNEKLCDYEFIENYTTGFDELVPHVQQYTPEWAEKITWVAAEDICKLARLFATTKGAGIYQGTCTQDQTANGTQNSRAFSVLQAAGLSAPGFPWAMLEWALKANPSALTSIPFSTKYGEEKALTVL
- a CDS encoding molybdopterin-dependent oxidoreductase; protein product: MGVEGEPLGADQYPLFYEVWGRKSPYGVVTCVPESIPDKIKAFLVIGGNPMLSMADSNAFREAFKRLELLVVHDLFMTETARLAHYVLPACSHLEKWGVAYTYNVCHCLPYLMLRKKAIEPYYESWSEWKFFTGLANKLGIGDKFPWKSEEELVAFELEPTGLTFDELLYEKPEGAFYQQKQYGIKDVRFATPTRKIEIYSKALADIGFDPLPTYLEPHRSPLSSPGLLEKYPLILSTGNRNLYYTHGQFRNVKSLKEKNPEPMAEIGPLTAAKYGIEESDEVIIETNRGYVRMKAHVDERIAEGVLIVPHGWAGEANANLLTDTECREPIMGYPEIKSLLCSIRKV
- a CDS encoding alkaline phosphatase gives rise to the protein MMQIDILRKRKFELYRLAAGLILLFLAGTAFSEETSFENVIVLVADGMGSTHTTVARWYKGSPLALDSMHLGAVRTYGADSIITDSAPAATAFATGHKTSGKLISVLPGPVTVPGVNRVPDNLMYKPVATVLEGAKLSGRSVGIIATSNIQHATPAGFSAHWPDRDNYNEIAEQQVYLNMDVALGGGKKYLAPKGKGGVRIDGEDLVEVLKSRGYDFVETKTAMQNSTSRKLWGMFADDDMAYEFDRRIFCPGQPALSDMTKKAIEILSKNPKGFFLFVEGSKIDWASHANDPIGVISDVLAFDDAVGVVLDFAKAKGKTMVLAFSDHGTGGMSIGDKPTDGIHPKLTYEAIFGPLKKARLTGEGLERVIGKDPSDEHIRKVMAQYAGVNDLTQDEIDAVKKARPEKMNSTTGPMISRRANIGWATKGHTGEDLFFYVYGLNRHIGLIENTDIARIIAKGMDFDLAVTGRELFVDAEEAFGKIGATIRTEQRDPANPVLIVEKKGGYAELPFSKDIIRAGTDRKEYRMQGVTVFSPRTKKVYIPRQAVSIFEGEIR